Proteins found in one Populus alba chromosome 14, ASM523922v2, whole genome shotgun sequence genomic segment:
- the LOC118039426 gene encoding uncharacterized protein, producing MYADRVDSAAKTSIKDRLNGNSVADSSRRRQITGKRQRLDDKWEHDLYEDNGPRVSNRKIDAQDLRLKLQRRSLLQASPGSGVRDLREKLYGTMNSQPVNADLPKIAVAKPSRKSVAVEAPEPEIKKITSVASRKRSHQKLDSSVDVFLQSLGLEKYLITFQAEEVDMTALVHMTDEDLKALGIPMGPRKKIILALESRG from the exons ATGTATGCTGATCGCGTAGACTCCGCAGCGAAGACTTCAATAAAGGATCGTCTTAATGGCAATTCCGTTGCCGACTCCTCTCGCCGCCGTCAAATTACCGGCAaaag GCAGAGGCTAGATGATAAATGGGAACATGATCTCTATGAGGACAATGGACCACGTGTTTCAA ATCGCAAAATCGATGCTCAAGATCTTCGATTAAAGCTCCAAAGGAGAAGCCTCCTGCAAGCATCTCCAGGTTCAGGTGTGCGGGATCTGCGTGAAAAACTATATGGGACAATGAATTCACAGCCAGTGAATGCTGATCTGCCCAAAATAGCTGTAGCTAAACCATCCAGGAAAAGTGTTGCTGTTGAAGCTCCTGAAccagagattaaaaaaatcaccagtGTGGCTTCTAGAAAAAGATCTCATCAGAAG TTGGATTCGTCAGTTGATGTTTTTTTGCAGTCTTTGGGTCTTGAGAAATACCTCATTACTTTTCAAGCTGAGGAA GTTGATATGACAGCTCTTGTGCACATGACTGATGAAGACCTGAAGGCTCTAGGGATACCAATG GGGCcaaggaagaaaataattttagcgTTAGAATCCAGGGGCTGA